A single window of Streptomyces sp. NBC_00464 DNA harbors:
- a CDS encoding potassium-transporting ATPase subunit C has protein sequence MHTSVGNSARLLWAGLRALLVLTLVCGVIYPLAVTGVAQGLMPGRANGSEISANGKVVGSELIGQRYDLPLKEGQETPAPDLKWFQPRPSNGLGTNSVNTQYSLILSGATNRSGDNKELIDWVTAAKADVVKDNSVPGHPVSPSQVPADAVTSSGSGLDPDISPAYADLQVNRVAARNHLDAAQVQKLVDQHTDGRILGFVGEPRVNVLQLNIALRHLTDEAGTR, from the coding sequence ATGCACACCTCCGTAGGAAACTCCGCCCGACTGCTCTGGGCCGGACTGCGCGCCCTGCTCGTCCTCACCCTGGTCTGCGGCGTCATCTACCCGCTCGCCGTCACCGGCGTCGCCCAGGGCCTCATGCCCGGCCGCGCCAACGGCTCCGAGATCAGCGCCAACGGCAAGGTCGTCGGCTCCGAACTCATCGGCCAGCGCTACGACCTGCCCCTCAAGGAGGGCCAGGAGACCCCGGCCCCCGACCTCAAGTGGTTCCAGCCCCGCCCCTCCAACGGCCTCGGCACCAACAGCGTCAACACCCAGTACTCGCTGATCCTCTCCGGCGCGACCAACCGCTCCGGTGACAACAAGGAACTCATCGACTGGGTCACCGCCGCCAAGGCCGACGTCGTCAAGGACAACTCCGTCCCCGGCCACCCCGTCAGCCCTTCCCAGGTACCGGCAGACGCCGTCACCTCCTCCGGCTCCGGACTCGACCCCGACATCTCCCCGGCCTACGCCGACCTCCAGGTCAACCGCGTCGCCGCACGCAACCACCTCGACGCCGCCCAGGTCCAGAAGCTCGTCGACCAGCACACCGACGGCCGCATCCTCGGCTTCGTCGGCGAACCCCGGGTCAACGTCCTCCAGCTCAACATCGCGCTGAGACACCTCACCGACGAGGCCGGAACGCGCTGA
- a CDS encoding DUF3159 domain-containing protein, whose amino-acid sequence MTSLDKPTSDTDRTTDQQEADAKAVTEAALFEAFGGIRGMVETVLPGLLFVTIFTIDKNLTNSAIAAVAVSLVLVAVRLIRKDTVKHAFSGVFGVAFGVVFAKMTGNAKDFYLPGMIYTLGLALAYLITTVAGLPLIGLILGPVFKENLSWRTRNPGRKKAYAKASYAWGLILLAKCAILFPLYWWADTTQFGWVLIALKIPPFLLAVYLTWVFLAKAPPPIDVFAEMEAEEQAEKARKAAAAEAARGQEY is encoded by the coding sequence GTGACGTCTCTCGACAAGCCGACGTCCGATACGGACCGCACCACCGACCAGCAGGAGGCCGACGCGAAGGCGGTCACCGAGGCCGCGCTCTTCGAGGCCTTCGGCGGCATCCGGGGCATGGTGGAGACGGTCCTGCCCGGACTGCTCTTCGTCACGATCTTCACCATCGACAAGAACCTCACGAACTCGGCCATCGCGGCCGTCGCGGTGTCGCTGGTGCTCGTGGCCGTCCGGCTGATCCGCAAGGACACCGTCAAGCATGCCTTCAGCGGTGTCTTCGGTGTGGCCTTCGGTGTCGTCTTCGCGAAGATGACCGGCAACGCCAAGGACTTCTACCTGCCGGGCATGATCTACACGCTCGGACTGGCCCTGGCCTACCTGATCACCACGGTGGCCGGGCTGCCGCTGATCGGACTGATCCTGGGCCCGGTGTTCAAGGAGAACCTCTCCTGGCGCACCAGGAACCCCGGCCGCAAGAAGGCCTACGCCAAGGCCAGCTACGCCTGGGGCCTGATCCTGCTCGCCAAGTGCGCGATCCTCTTCCCGCTGTACTGGTGGGCCGACACCACCCAGTTCGGCTGGGTCCTGATCGCCCTGAAGATCCCGCCGTTCCTGCTGGCGGTCTACCTCACCTGGGTCTTCCTCGCCAAGGCGCCGCCGCCCATCGACGTCTTCGCCGAGATGGAGGCCGAGGAACAGGCCGAGAAGGCTCGTAAGGCGGCCGCCGCCGAAGCGGCCCGCGGCCAGGAGTACTGA
- the kdpB gene encoding potassium-transporting ATPase subunit KdpB has product MSTVTPARPPHQDTQAGAAPEGRVGAGLFDPRMLIASFPDAIRKLDPRIMVKSPVMFVVLVGSVLTTVLAALDPTDWFGWAIAVWLWLTTVFANLAEAVAEGRGKAQADTLRRAKTDTVARRITGADEERIPGTELRIGDLVVCEAGDIIPGDGDVVEGVASVDESAITGESAPVIRESGGDRSAVTGGTKVLSDRIVIKITTKPGETFIDRMIALVEGAARQKTPNEIALNILLASLTVVFLLAVVTLQPFAIYAGSEQSMIVLAALLVCLIPTTIGALLSAIGIAGMDRLVQRNVLAMSGRAVEAAGDVSTLLLDKTGTITLGNRQAAEFLPVAGVTEAELADAAQLSSLADETPEGRSVVILAKEKYGLRERHQGELAHAEWVAFTAQTRMSGVDVDGRKVRKGASGSVVAWVKERGGSVSADAQALTDRIAEAGGTPLLVAREDTDGARVLGVIHLKDVVKEGMRERFDELRRMGIRTVMITGDNPLTAKAIAEEAGVDDFLAEATPEDKMALIKREQAGGKLVAMTGDGTNDAPALAQADVGVAMNTGTSAAKEAGNMVDLDSNPTKLIEIVEIGKQLLITRGALTTFSIANDVAKYFAIIPAMFAVVYPGLDKLNIMDLSSPRSAILSAVIFNALIIVALVPLALKGVRYRPSGADSMLRRNLGVYGLGGLIAPFIGIKIIDLIISLIPGIG; this is encoded by the coding sequence ATGTCCACAGTCACGCCGGCCCGCCCACCGCACCAGGACACCCAGGCCGGGGCCGCTCCCGAAGGGCGCGTCGGCGCCGGGCTGTTCGACCCCCGGATGCTGATCGCCTCCTTCCCCGACGCGATACGCAAGCTCGACCCCCGGATCATGGTCAAGTCGCCGGTGATGTTCGTGGTGCTGGTCGGTTCGGTGCTCACCACCGTGCTTGCCGCGCTGGATCCGACCGACTGGTTCGGCTGGGCGATCGCCGTCTGGCTGTGGCTGACGACGGTCTTCGCCAACCTGGCGGAGGCGGTCGCCGAGGGCCGTGGCAAGGCCCAGGCCGACACCCTGCGCCGGGCCAAGACCGACACCGTCGCCCGCCGGATCACCGGCGCGGACGAGGAACGGATCCCCGGGACCGAACTGCGCATCGGTGATCTCGTCGTCTGCGAGGCCGGCGACATCATTCCGGGCGACGGAGATGTCGTCGAGGGCGTCGCGAGCGTCGACGAGTCCGCGATCACCGGCGAATCGGCCCCGGTCATCCGGGAGTCCGGCGGCGACCGCAGCGCCGTCACCGGCGGTACGAAGGTGCTCTCCGACCGCATCGTCATCAAGATCACCACCAAGCCCGGCGAGACCTTCATCGACCGGATGATCGCCCTGGTCGAGGGTGCCGCCCGGCAGAAGACGCCCAACGAGATCGCCCTGAACATCCTCCTGGCGTCCCTCACCGTCGTCTTCCTGCTCGCCGTCGTCACCCTCCAGCCCTTCGCGATCTACGCCGGCAGCGAGCAGTCCATGATCGTGCTGGCCGCGCTGCTGGTCTGCCTGATCCCGACCACCATCGGCGCGCTGCTCTCCGCGATCGGCATCGCCGGCATGGACCGGCTCGTGCAGCGCAATGTGCTCGCCATGTCCGGGCGTGCCGTCGAGGCGGCGGGCGACGTGTCGACGCTGCTGCTCGACAAGACCGGCACCATCACCCTCGGCAACCGCCAGGCCGCCGAGTTCCTCCCCGTCGCAGGTGTGACGGAGGCCGAACTGGCGGACGCCGCCCAGCTCTCCTCGCTGGCCGACGAGACGCCCGAGGGCCGGTCCGTGGTGATTCTCGCCAAGGAGAAGTACGGCCTGCGCGAGCGCCACCAGGGCGAACTCGCCCACGCCGAGTGGGTGGCCTTCACCGCCCAGACCCGGATGTCGGGTGTGGACGTCGACGGACGCAAGGTCCGCAAGGGCGCGAGCGGATCGGTCGTCGCCTGGGTGAAGGAACGGGGCGGCAGCGTCTCCGCCGATGCGCAGGCGCTCACCGACCGCATCGCCGAGGCCGGCGGCACCCCGCTGCTGGTGGCCCGCGAGGACACGGACGGGGCCCGGGTCCTGGGTGTCATCCACCTCAAGGACGTGGTCAAGGAGGGCATGCGCGAGCGGTTCGACGAGCTGCGCCGGATGGGCATCCGTACGGTCATGATCACCGGCGACAACCCGCTGACCGCGAAGGCCATCGCCGAGGAGGCGGGTGTCGACGACTTCCTCGCCGAGGCCACCCCCGAGGACAAGATGGCCCTCATCAAGCGGGAGCAGGCCGGCGGCAAACTCGTCGCGATGACGGGCGACGGCACCAACGACGCCCCGGCGCTCGCCCAGGCCGATGTCGGCGTGGCCATGAACACCGGAACCTCGGCCGCCAAGGAGGCCGGGAACATGGTGGACCTGGACTCCAACCCGACCAAGCTGATCGAGATCGTCGAGATCGGCAAACAGCTCCTGATCACCCGAGGCGCACTCACGACGTTCTCCATCGCCAACGACGTCGCGAAGTACTTCGCGATCATTCCCGCGATGTTCGCCGTGGTCTACCCGGGCCTGGACAAGCTCAACATCATGGACCTGTCCTCGCCCCGGTCCGCGATCCTGTCCGCCGTGATCTTCAACGCGCTGATCATCGTCGCGCTGGTCCCGCTCGCCCTCAAGGGCGTCCGCTACCGCCCCAGCGGCGCCGACTCGATGCTCCGGCGCAATCTGGGCGTCTACGGACTCGGCGGCCTGATCGCCCCGTTCATCGGCATCAAGATCATCGACCTGATCATCTCCCTCATCCCCGGAATCGGCTGA
- a CDS encoding ABC transporter ATP-binding protein, with protein sequence MTESTAATDVGGEGGTTVAERPMVRIEDLHRSYGSGAGAVHALRGVSFEVPRGELVALKGRSGSGKTTLLNLVGGLDTPDSGRITVDGTDLSSLGENGLLELRRDRIGFIFQSFGLIPILTAAENVGVPMRLRKADPREREERVSLLLSLVGLADHAAQRPGELSGGQQQRVAIARALANRPALLIADEPTGQLDAETGLAVMELLRAVVHSEGVTALVATHDAQLLGLADRVLELSDGHIIEH encoded by the coding sequence ATGACCGAGAGCACTGCCGCCACGGACGTCGGCGGGGAGGGCGGCACGACCGTCGCCGAGCGGCCGATGGTCCGGATCGAGGACCTGCACCGCTCCTACGGCTCCGGGGCCGGCGCCGTGCACGCGCTGCGTGGCGTGTCCTTCGAGGTGCCGCGCGGTGAGCTCGTCGCGCTCAAGGGGCGTTCCGGCTCCGGCAAGACGACCCTCCTCAACCTGGTCGGCGGCCTCGACACCCCCGACAGCGGCCGGATCACCGTGGACGGCACGGACCTCTCCTCGCTCGGCGAGAACGGGCTGCTGGAGCTGCGCCGCGACCGGATCGGCTTCATCTTCCAGTCGTTCGGCCTGATCCCGATCCTGACCGCGGCGGAGAACGTCGGCGTACCCATGCGGCTGCGCAAGGCCGATCCGCGTGAGCGCGAGGAGCGGGTCTCGCTGCTCCTCTCCCTGGTCGGCCTCGCCGACCACGCCGCTCAGCGCCCCGGCGAGCTCTCCGGCGGCCAGCAGCAGCGCGTGGCGATCGCCCGCGCGCTCGCCAACCGGCCCGCCCTGCTGATCGCCGACGAGCCCACCGGGCAGCTCGACGCGGAGACCGGCCTCGCGGTGATGGAACTGCTGCGCGCCGTCGTCCACAGCGAGGGCGTCACCGCGCTCGTCGCCACCCACGACGCCCAGCTGCTCGGCCTCGCCGACCGGGTGCTGGAGCTCAGCGACGGGCACATCATCGAGCACTGA
- a CDS encoding phosphoribosylaminoimidazolecarboxamide formyltransferase: protein MRYGMNPQQTAAEAAPVHPGRPPLKVLGGVPSYINWLDALNAWQLVREAAAVLGMPAATSFKHVSPAGAALAGPVDEAVARLHGVDPATVGPLTSAYLRARDGDPKSSYGDFAAVSHEVDAELAELLGRVVCDGIVAPGYAPGVADALSRKKNGTFLVMEADPDFTAPAAESREVFGLRLSQERDPVPVSDEVIADVVTGEVPAASRRDLLLGLVVLRRTQSNAVCYLKDGMALGIGAGQQSRVDCTRLAGAKTDTWWLRRHPLVRDLAFRTGIRRQERINWQIRLVEGDLTADERDRCRDALGSEPPELDAALRTEWLGRLTGVSFVSDGSLPFRDNVDHARRHGVTCIAEPGGSIRSDEVEAACRAHGIALARTGLRLFHH, encoded by the coding sequence ATGCGCTATGGAATGAACCCCCAGCAGACCGCCGCCGAAGCCGCTCCCGTACATCCGGGACGCCCGCCGCTGAAGGTGCTGGGCGGCGTCCCGTCCTACATCAACTGGCTGGACGCCCTGAACGCCTGGCAGCTCGTCCGTGAGGCGGCCGCCGTGCTCGGCATGCCGGCCGCGACCTCGTTCAAGCACGTCTCGCCCGCCGGGGCGGCACTGGCCGGCCCGGTGGACGAGGCCGTCGCCCGCCTCCACGGCGTCGATCCCGCCACGGTCGGACCGCTGACCAGCGCCTACCTGCGGGCCAGGGACGGTGACCCCAAGTCCTCGTACGGGGACTTCGCCGCGGTCTCGCACGAGGTCGACGCCGAACTGGCCGAGCTGCTCGGCCGGGTCGTCTGCGACGGGATCGTCGCGCCCGGATACGCGCCGGGAGTGGCCGACGCGCTGAGCCGGAAGAAGAACGGCACCTTCCTCGTCATGGAGGCCGACCCGGACTTCACCGCCCCGGCCGCCGAGTCCCGCGAGGTCTTCGGCCTCCGGCTGTCCCAGGAGCGCGACCCCGTACCCGTGTCGGACGAAGTGATCGCGGACGTCGTGACCGGCGAGGTGCCGGCCGCCTCCCGCCGGGACCTGCTGCTCGGGCTCGTGGTGCTGCGCCGCACCCAGTCCAACGCGGTGTGCTACCTCAAGGACGGCATGGCCCTCGGGATCGGCGCGGGTCAGCAGTCCCGGGTGGACTGCACCCGGCTGGCCGGAGCCAAGACGGACACCTGGTGGCTCCGCAGGCATCCGCTGGTGCGTGATCTCGCCTTCCGTACGGGCATCCGCCGCCAGGAGCGGATCAACTGGCAGATCCGGCTCGTCGAGGGAGACCTGACCGCCGACGAGCGGGACCGCTGCCGGGACGCACTCGGCAGCGAGCCGCCCGAGCTGGACGCGGCGCTGCGCACCGAATGGCTCGGCCGGCTGACAGGGGTCTCCTTCGTGTCGGACGGCTCGCTGCCTTTCCGGGACAACGTCGACCACGCCCGCCGCCACGGGGTGACGTGCATCGCGGAGCCGGGCGGTTCGATCCGGTCCGACGAGGTCGAGGCCGCCTGCCGCGCCCACGGGATCGCCCTGGCCCGCACCGGCCTGCGGCTCTTCCACCACTGA
- a CDS encoding response regulator, translating to MTRVLVVDDEPQIVRALVINLKARKYEVDAAPDGATALQLAAARHPDVVVLDLGLPDMDGVEVIRGLRGWTRVPILVLSARHTSDEKVEALDAGADDYVTKPFGMDELLARLRASVRRAEPVGQDGGDEVVLVETEGFTVDLAAKKVHREGRDVRLTPTEWHLLEVLVRNSGRLVSQKQLLQEVWGPSYGTETNYLRVYMAQLRRKLEADPSHPRHFVTEPGMGYRFERA from the coding sequence ATGACCCGGGTGCTTGTGGTCGACGACGAGCCGCAGATCGTACGCGCCCTCGTGATCAACCTGAAGGCGCGCAAGTACGAGGTGGACGCGGCGCCCGACGGGGCCACCGCGCTCCAGCTGGCTGCCGCGCGCCACCCCGACGTCGTCGTCCTGGACCTGGGGCTTCCCGACATGGACGGCGTCGAGGTGATCAGGGGGCTGCGCGGCTGGACCCGGGTGCCGATCCTGGTGCTCTCCGCCCGGCACACCTCCGACGAGAAGGTCGAGGCCCTGGACGCCGGGGCCGACGACTACGTCACCAAGCCGTTCGGCATGGACGAGCTGCTGGCCCGGCTGCGCGCCTCGGTGCGCCGGGCCGAGCCCGTCGGCCAGGACGGCGGCGACGAGGTCGTGCTCGTGGAGACCGAGGGCTTCACCGTCGACCTGGCCGCCAAGAAGGTCCACCGCGAGGGACGCGACGTACGGCTCACCCCCACCGAGTGGCACCTGCTGGAGGTTCTGGTCCGCAACAGCGGCCGGCTGGTCAGCCAGAAGCAGCTGCTCCAGGAGGTCTGGGGGCCCTCGTACGGCACCGAGACCAACTATCTTCGGGTCTACATGGCGCAGCTGAGGCGCAAGCTGGAGGCGGACCCCTCGCACCCCAGGCACTTCGTCACCGAACCGGGGATGGGCTACCGCTTCGAGCGCGCCTGA
- a CDS encoding potassium channel family protein, with protein sequence MHIVIMGCGRVGAALAQTLEQQGHTVAVIDQDPTAFRRLGSGFGGRRVTGVGFDQDTLREAGIEDAGAFAAVSSGDNSNIIAARVAREMFGIENVAARIYDPRRAEVYQRLGIPTVATVRWTADQMLRRLLPSGAEPLWRDPSGGVQLAEVHTTPSWIGHKISTLQEETGVRVAFLTRLGEAILPSSQTVLQEGDLVHVMMRTDEIAKVEAAFAEGPEEGGH encoded by the coding sequence GTGCACATCGTCATCATGGGCTGCGGGCGAGTAGGAGCCGCTCTCGCGCAGACCCTGGAGCAGCAGGGGCACACGGTCGCCGTCATCGACCAGGACCCTACGGCGTTCCGGCGCCTCGGATCCGGCTTCGGCGGCCGCCGCGTCACGGGGGTCGGGTTCGACCAGGACACCCTGCGCGAGGCGGGCATCGAAGACGCCGGCGCGTTCGCCGCGGTGAGCAGCGGCGACAACTCGAACATCATCGCGGCCCGCGTGGCACGCGAGATGTTCGGCATCGAGAACGTCGCGGCCAGGATCTACGACCCCCGGCGTGCCGAGGTGTACCAGCGCCTCGGCATCCCCACGGTCGCCACCGTGCGCTGGACCGCGGACCAGATGCTGCGCCGGCTGCTGCCTTCGGGCGCCGAGCCGCTGTGGCGCGATCCGAGCGGCGGTGTGCAGCTCGCCGAGGTGCACACCACGCCGTCCTGGATCGGCCACAAGATCAGCACCCTCCAGGAGGAGACGGGCGTGCGCGTGGCCTTCCTCACCCGGTTGGGCGAAGCGATACTGCCGTCGTCGCAGACGGTGCTGCAGGAGGGCGACCTCGTCCACGTGATGATGCGTACGGACGAGATCGCGAAGGTCGAGGCGGCCTTCGCCGAGGGCCCCGAGGAGGGCGGTCACTGA
- a CDS encoding potassium channel family protein: MRVAIAGAGAVGRSIAAELLENGHEVLLVDKAPTAISVERVPMAEWLLADACEITSLDEAALQRCNVVIAATGDDKVNLVVSLLAKTEYGVPRVVARVNNPKNEWLFNESWGVDVAVSTPRLMSALVEEAVSVGDLVRLLRFSHGDANLVELTLPPESALAGTQVGEVAWPEDTSLVTIIRGQRVLTPSTEETLEAGDELLFVAAQAREEQLEDLLSVRQGDPES; encoded by the coding sequence ATGCGCGTCGCGATTGCCGGGGCCGGTGCGGTGGGACGTTCCATCGCGGCCGAGCTGCTGGAGAACGGGCACGAGGTACTGCTCGTCGACAAGGCGCCGACCGCCATCTCGGTCGAGCGGGTGCCGATGGCCGAGTGGCTGCTGGCGGACGCCTGCGAGATCACCTCGCTGGACGAGGCTGCGTTGCAGCGCTGCAACGTCGTGATCGCGGCGACCGGCGACGACAAGGTGAACCTGGTCGTCTCGCTGCTCGCCAAGACGGAGTACGGCGTGCCGCGCGTCGTCGCCCGGGTGAACAACCCGAAGAACGAGTGGCTGTTCAACGAGTCCTGGGGCGTCGATGTGGCGGTGTCCACGCCACGTCTGATGTCGGCCCTGGTCGAGGAGGCGGTGAGTGTCGGCGATCTGGTCCGGCTGCTGCGCTTCAGCCACGGCGACGCGAACCTGGTCGAGCTGACGCTGCCGCCGGAGTCGGCGCTGGCGGGTACCCAGGTCGGGGAGGTCGCCTGGCCCGAGGACACCTCGCTGGTCACGATCATCCGTGGGCAGCGTGTGCTGACGCCGAGCACGGAGGAGACCCTGGAGGCCGGGGACGAACTGCTGTTCGTGGCCGCCCAGGCGCGCGAGGAGCAGCTGGAGGACCTGCTGTCGGTGCGCCAGGGCGACCCGGAGAGCTGA
- a CDS encoding sensor histidine kinase KdpD: protein MARGKLRIYLGAAPGVGKTYAMLSEAHRRVERGTDCVVGFVEHHDRPRTEVMLHGLEQIRRREIEYRSAVFTEMDVDAVLERAPAVALVDELAHTNVPGSRNAKRWQDVEEILQAGIDVVSTVNIQHLESLGDVVESITGVRQRETVPDEVVRRADQLELVDMSPQALRRRMAHGNIYKPDRIDASLSNYFRPGNLTALRELALLWVADRVDEYLQQYRGEHNIRTTWQARERIVVGLTGGPEGRTLIRRASRMAAKGSGSEILAVYIARSDGLTSASPKELTVQRTLVEDLGGTFHHVIGDDIPSALLEFARGVNATQIVLGSSRRKAWQYIYGPGVGATVARESGTDLDVHIVTHDEVAKGRGLPIARGARLGRARIIWGWLVGVGGPVLLSLLLKGMENGPGLANDVLLFLFMTVAAALLGGLRPALASAAAGSLLLNYWFTPPTHTLTVQDPENFVAIVIFFAVAVAVASVVDLAARRTHQAARLRAESEILSFLAGSVLRGETTLAALLDRVRETFGMESVALLERQSDVDPWTCAGSVGPAPVARPDDADVDMPVGDHMALALSGRVLPAEDRRVLGAFAAQAAVVLDRQRLVGEAETARRLAEGNRIRTALLAAVSHDLRTPLAAIKAAVSSLRSDDVAWSDDDEAELLEGIENGADRLDHLVGNLLDMSRLQTGTVTPLIREIDLDEVVPMALGGVPEDSVELDIPETLPMVAVDPGLLERAVANIVENAVKYNPDRERVTVAASALGARVELRVADRGRGVPDEAKERIFEPFQRYGDAPRGAGVGLGLAVARGFVESMGGTLDAEDTPGGGLTMVLTLKAASGYVPATPDLPARVTS, encoded by the coding sequence ATGGCGCGCGGCAAACTTCGGATCTACCTCGGTGCGGCACCCGGCGTCGGCAAGACGTACGCGATGCTCTCCGAGGCGCACCGCCGTGTGGAGCGGGGCACCGACTGCGTCGTCGGCTTCGTCGAGCACCACGACCGCCCCCGCACCGAGGTCATGCTGCACGGCCTCGAACAGATCCGGCGCCGCGAGATCGAGTACCGCTCCGCCGTCTTCACCGAGATGGACGTCGACGCAGTCCTGGAGCGGGCCCCGGCCGTCGCCCTGGTGGACGAACTCGCCCACACCAATGTGCCGGGCTCCCGCAACGCCAAGCGCTGGCAGGACGTCGAAGAGATCCTCCAGGCCGGCATCGACGTGGTCTCCACGGTCAACATCCAGCATCTGGAGTCCCTCGGTGACGTCGTCGAGTCCATAACGGGCGTACGCCAGCGCGAGACGGTGCCCGACGAAGTCGTCCGCCGCGCCGACCAGCTCGAACTTGTCGACATGTCGCCCCAGGCGCTGCGCCGGCGGATGGCCCACGGCAACATCTACAAGCCGGACCGGATCGACGCCTCGCTCTCCAACTACTTCCGCCCCGGCAACCTCACCGCCCTGCGCGAGCTGGCCCTGCTCTGGGTCGCCGACCGGGTCGACGAATACCTCCAGCAGTACCGGGGCGAGCACAACATCCGCACCACCTGGCAGGCCCGCGAACGCATCGTCGTCGGACTCACCGGCGGTCCCGAGGGCCGCACCCTCATCCGCCGCGCCTCCCGCATGGCGGCGAAGGGCTCCGGCAGCGAGATCCTCGCCGTCTACATCGCCCGCAGCGACGGACTGACGTCGGCCTCGCCCAAGGAGCTGACCGTCCAGCGCACCCTCGTCGAGGACCTCGGCGGCACCTTCCACCACGTCATCGGCGACGACATACCCTCCGCACTCCTCGAATTCGCCCGGGGCGTCAACGCCACCCAGATCGTCCTCGGCTCCAGCCGCCGCAAGGCCTGGCAGTACATCTACGGACCCGGCGTCGGCGCCACCGTCGCCCGAGAGTCCGGCACCGACCTCGACGTCCACATCGTCACCCACGACGAGGTCGCCAAGGGCCGCGGACTCCCCATCGCCCGCGGCGCCCGGCTCGGCCGGGCCCGCATCATCTGGGGCTGGCTCGTCGGCGTGGGCGGGCCGGTCCTCCTCTCGCTGCTCCTCAAGGGCATGGAGAACGGCCCGGGGCTCGCCAACGACGTCCTGCTCTTCCTCTTCATGACCGTCGCCGCCGCTCTGCTGGGCGGACTGCGGCCCGCCCTCGCGTCGGCCGCCGCGGGATCGCTGCTGCTGAACTACTGGTTCACCCCGCCCACCCACACCCTCACCGTGCAGGACCCCGAGAACTTCGTCGCCATCGTGATCTTCTTCGCGGTGGCCGTCGCGGTGGCCTCGGTCGTCGACCTCGCGGCCCGCCGCACCCACCAGGCCGCCAGACTGCGCGCCGAGTCCGAGATCCTCTCCTTCCTGGCCGGCAGCGTGCTGCGCGGCGAGACCACCCTGGCCGCGCTGCTGGACCGGGTCCGCGAGACCTTCGGCATGGAGTCCGTGGCCCTGCTGGAGCGGCAGAGCGACGTCGACCCGTGGACGTGCGCGGGCAGCGTCGGCCCGGCGCCGGTCGCCCGGCCCGATGACGCCGATGTGGACATGCCCGTAGGCGATCACATGGCCCTGGCCCTCTCCGGCCGGGTGCTGCCCGCGGAGGACCGCCGTGTGCTCGGTGCCTTCGCCGCCCAGGCAGCCGTCGTCCTGGACCGCCAGCGCCTGGTCGGTGAGGCCGAGACGGCCCGCCGGCTCGCCGAGGGGAACAGGATCAGGACCGCGCTGCTGGCCGCCGTCAGCCACGACCTGCGGACGCCCCTCGCAGCCATCAAGGCCGCGGTCAGCTCCCTGCGCTCCGACGACGTCGCCTGGTCCGACGACGACGAGGCCGAACTCCTCGAAGGCATCGAGAACGGCGCCGACCGCCTCGACCACCTCGTAGGCAACCTCCTCGACATGTCCCGCCTGCAGACCGGCACCGTCACCCCGCTGATCCGCGAGATCGACCTCGACGAGGTCGTGCCCATGGCCCTGGGCGGCGTCCCCGAGGACAGCGTCGAGCTGGACATCCCCGAGACGCTGCCGATGGTCGCCGTCGACCCCGGGCTGCTGGAGCGGGCCGTCGCCAACATCGTGGAGAACGCCGTCAAGTACAACCCCGACCGCGAGCGCGTCACCGTGGCCGCCAGCGCGCTCGGCGCCCGGGTCGAGCTGCGTGTCGCCGACCGCGGCCGCGGCGTCCCCGACGAGGCCAAGGAACGCATCTTCGAGCCCTTCCAGCGCTACGGCGACGCCCCGCGCGGCGCCGGAGTGGGCCTGGGCCTGGCGGTGGCCCGCGGCTTCGTGGAGTCCATGGGCGGCACGCTGGACGCCGAGGACACCCCCGGCGGAGGCCTCACCATGGTCCTGACCCTGAAGGCGGCCTCGGGCTACGTTCCCGCCACCCCGGACCTGCCCGCGCGGGTCACTTCATGA
- a CDS encoding OB-fold nucleic acid binding domain-containing protein: MSAVPRFEKSQKAERPSGRFRRMLDRLSSSQEDLECEELAEDSQASGCTRISECSDRQIVKVTGTLRTVTLRPRAGVPALEAELFDGTAPLDVVWLGRRSIVGIEPGRKLIASGRIAMSHGRRVLFNPKYELRPLGKE; the protein is encoded by the coding sequence ATGAGTGCTGTTCCTCGTTTCGAGAAGTCCCAGAAGGCCGAGCGGCCGTCCGGGCGCTTCCGGCGAATGCTCGACCGGCTTTCCAGCTCCCAGGAGGACCTGGAGTGCGAGGAGCTGGCGGAGGACTCGCAGGCATCGGGATGCACCCGGATCTCCGAGTGCAGCGACCGCCAGATCGTGAAGGTCACTGGTACCTTGCGGACGGTCACCCTGCGACCGCGCGCCGGAGTGCCCGCCCTCGAGGCGGAGCTCTTCGACGGCACCGCGCCGCTCGACGTGGTCTGGCTCGGCCGCCGCTCCATCGTGGGCATCGAGCCGGGCCGTAAGCTCATCGCCTCCGGCCGCATCGCCATGAGCCACGGGCGCCGGGTGCTGTTCAACCCCAAATACGAACTCCGACCGCTCGGCAAGGAGTAG